Below is a genomic region from Grus americana isolate bGruAme1 chromosome 26, bGruAme1.mat, whole genome shotgun sequence.
AGTGGCTCCCTGGTCCCCATCGTGTTCAGGGACTTTGTGCCAGCAACCACATTTATTTGGGGTGAAGCTCAGCTGCCCAAGGAGCTCAGTAATTAGCAGTGCGAATGCAAACGAGCCTTCGCCCTGTTTATTAGAGCTCATCTCTGTGAAGGCAATTAGAGGAACAGGTCAGTGCTGCCCAGCTGGAATATCCTCCAGGGCTTTGCTGTAACCCGGTTTCATCCTGGGGTTAAATTTTCCCCCTCCTTGCAACTCACTGTGGGGAgtcacatctttaaaaaaataaagaaaaaaagacaattcgctgcttttttcccctatttccttttttttttttttttttttgagcaccCAAGGAGCGTTCGCCCATCTGAGTTTTTGCCATGTCTTTCGGCTATTTTTAAACCCCCTGATCTCATCCTCACTCCCAGCGGGTGGGTGCTGCGGGGCGAGAGAGGCAGCAAACCCACTCGAAAGTGGCGGCTTGcacccaatttttttttttacaagcagGCAGTCTGAGCCTGGCTCTCCTCCGCATCACGAGGGACAGGCTTCTGCATCTTCTCTGCTCTTTTAGTTAAGCCTCTTGCTATCAATCTCAACCAAAACACTGACATTAAAGGACCTTAATTCAAACATTTCCAGACATaagaccagatttttttttggggggggggaagagcatCATTATCTGAAcccaaagagaaattaatttgcttttatggACTGTAAACCCATAGCTAACGTGCAACAGAAGAATTTCTGGCTTAAACAGGGGTTTGCTCGGCCCGTTTGCGTCGTTAAAGGCAACATCTCATGAGAGGGAGTCATCTCCTATCGGCGTTAAACGTACCTCTGGGTCAAGAGGTGACTCTTAAGGAAGCAGGTCCATTAGTTGCTGCAAAAATCCCACTCAGCACCCAAACCTTAATTGCTTCTTGCTGTAACATGAGCCAGCAAGTGCATCCGAAGCATCCGAGGCTGCTGCGAAGTGTCCACCCACGCCTTGCCGGGAATGTTTtgctctcccttcccagcaTCCGGGCACACGGGGGGACTTGGGAGCTCTCTCGGCCTCGGGCAGGACAGAAACCCCTTTGCTATTGCCGGGCTCACGTATTAAACACGAGGGTAACAGTAATTCAGCAGTCCGTGGCATTGCAGGGAGGCATCCAAAGGGATTTTGCAGCTTGGCGGGGGGTATTTTCCAAAGGTTTTTCCAAAGGATTTGCAGACCTGGTGTGCATTATATGGACTGGATTATACACAGGGAGAGAAACGGCTTGTCGAGTGGGATTTCATCCTCGCCAGCCCGCCAGCTAACGTAGGAGACGCCTGGCATGCCCCTGGGATGCCAGCAGCAAACTGCTGAGTAAGCAGATATTTGCAAACACATTAAACTAGAAAAATGCTGTCCTTTGGTTAAGGCCTGTTGCACAGTAACAAGAACTTGGGCAAAACACACTGAATTCCATTCTTTGAGAATATAAAAACCACCAAAGCTGGGTCAAGGCTGGACACTGCCTTCCTCGCAGCCTGGGGTACCCAAAAGTTTTGAGATTGGGATGAATCTGTTCCTTGCACGTCAGGAATCTCATTGATATCGTCTGATTGGATAGAGAAGGTTTGATAAGTGAATTTTTACCTCCCTACCAagtgaagcatttttttccaaaagcttttctttccctatttAAAATTGCCATAACTAGCAGAGGACCGGTTGGGGAGGTGAGggatgtgtgtatatatatataaaaatacatatattaaaaaaaaatttaaactgtAGATATACAAAAATAAGGGGTATTGGGGAGgataaatatgcatttaagaCCAAAGCTGTTTTTTCCAGAGGTGGATTAAAGGCGACAACGTGTGGTTTACGTGCTGCGTAAGTAAGGGAGCCCAAAGCCCGTGATGCTCGCAGGGGCGGGAGGCTGCGGGGGCTCTACCTCCTGCCCCTAACGCTGCCTGTCCTTGTGCCCCACAGCCATGGCCAGGCTCCTCGTCACCTGCTGCCTGGTGGCCCTGCTCCTCGGCGCCTGGACCGACGTCGCCTTCTCCAAGaagggcaaaggcaaacccagcGGAGGTGGTTGGGGCACCGGGAGCCACCGCCAGCCCAGCTACCCCCGCCAGCCTGGCTACCCCCAAAATCCCAGCTACCCCCATAATCCGGGGTACCCCCACAACCCTGGCTATCCCCACAACCCTGGCTATCCCCACAACCCGGGGTGGGGACAGGGTTACAACCCATCCAGTGGAGGAAGCTACCACAACCAAAAGCCGTGGAAACCCCCCAAATCCAAGACCAACTTCAAGCACGTGGCcggggcggcagcagcgggTGCCGTggtgggaggtttggggggttACGCCATGGGACGCGTCATGTCGGGGATGCACTATCGCTTCGACAGCCCCGATGAGTACCGCTGGTGGAACGAAAATTCGGCGCGTTACCCCAACCAGGTTTACTACCGGGATTACAGCAGCCCCGTCTCGCAGGACGTCTTCGTCGCCGACTGCTTTAACATCACGGTGACCGAATACAACATCGGACCCGCCGTCAAGAAGAACGTGTCTGAGGCCGGTGCAGCGGTCAACCAGACGGAGACGGAGCTGGAGACCAAGGTGGTGACGAAGGTGATCCGGGAGATGTGCATCCAGCAGTACCGCGAGTACCGCCTGGCCTCCGGCATCCGGCTGCACCTCGCCGACGCCTCCCTcgccgccctcctcctcctcaccctctTCGCCATGCAGTGATGTGCCCTGGATCCTGTGGCTTTGAGATGTCACCCGCGTCCCCGTGGGGACCCCCCAGACGCCCCCGTTCTTGCTTGCGGTCATCTTAGGTGAAGAGCCCTCAGGGCGCACGGGCACCGACGCTGCCCATTGCCTTCCCGGAGGCTCCAGTTTAGGCAACTGGATGAAAATTTCCTTCTCCACCCCAAAGGCTTCCCTGGCGTGACAGGACAGCGATGGAGCTGGATGCCCCCAAAGAAATGGCcttcaccacctcctcctcctcggggctgcCCCGAGAGGGGCCGGGCAGAGAGGAGCTCACCCGGTCCTGGGCATCCCTGCAAGAGCCTTTccaaaaatctgccttttttttttttttttaatctaatccCCTTAGTCCCGCTGCCACCAAAACCCCGTTCCCGGGGCACGCCGCAGTGTCGCCCCGAGCACTTATACACCCCAGAGGGGCTTTAGGGGGGGTCAgatatgggggttttttcaagCAACAAGCAGCTGGATTACAATTTTAACCCTTTAATCCTAAAAACCACCCTTCCCTGTGTACATACAGGCCTGCCCGCTCCGCACCTTGCATGCTGCAAATACCTCCTGCAGCAGTACACGAaactaaagtaatttttttttttttctgtagcgAGGCTGAAGCCCCGGCCGGGTTTCAGTTGACCCCGGCGCCGCTTTGCTTTCAGTTGAGCCTCGCTGTCTTTCTTAGCCTGTCTAAAGGCAAAAAGTGCTGCtgaatgcccccccccccaaaaaaaacctccaaagcGGTAACACTTGGTGCATTACAGCCCAAGAAAAAGCTATTTGAGACACACTATAGGTGACAAGTCACACTCACACTTCAGCACCTTGACCTAAAGGACATTAAAATAGAGCACAAAGGATGCTCAGGGGGGTCAAGCATGtagaaaaagactgaaatcagTTAAATCAGATGGTTACAGCAAACAGCATCGGGAAAACCAAGCCTGAGGGGTGGgagaggctttaaaaaaaaaaaaaaaaaggcacaacaCCTTTTGCAAGTAATTTGTGGAAGCAGTGGGTGAAATTCTTGCTTCTCGTGTTCGGGTCGATGCTGGGTTGTAACCTGTAGCATCTGTAAAGTTGTGCTTGTCGAACCGGTCGTCTCAAGTTATATTTAATATCTCtcgtgtatttttttttttttttgcaaggcaCTGAATGACACCGtcctaaatgatttttttttcgCATTGATGTAAGCTAAGAGAAGagatagatatatagatatatatatatatataaaaaatagagagagaaaagaaacctttCAGGATATCCACCGGAAAAGCAGGGCTTTGAGGTAACCCGTACTTTGTGATACACGAATGTTTTGTAAATCCGTAACGGTGCATGCACAGAATTTGCCGTTCCAATACTTTTCTAAGTGTTCTCCGTCTGGTACAAATTAAAACGGATGAAGCCAAGACGCACACCAGCCTCCTTCGTGCAAACAGCTCTCGCCCATCCCCGCAGTGCCGCGGACAGAAGCGGCGTTTTC
It encodes:
- the PRNP gene encoding major prion protein homolog codes for the protein MARLLVTCCLVALLLGAWTDVAFSKKGKGKPSGGGWGTGSHRQPSYPRQPGYPQNPSYPHNPGYPHNPGYPHNPGYPHNPGWGQGYNPSSGGSYHNQKPWKPPKSKTNFKHVAGAAAAGAVVGGLGGYAMGRVMSGMHYRFDSPDEYRWWNENSARYPNQVYYRDYSSPVSQDVFVADCFNITVTEYNIGPAVKKNVSEAGAAVNQTETELETKVVTKVIREMCIQQYREYRLASGIRLHLADASLAALLLLTLFAMQ